From a single Mus caroli chromosome X, CAROLI_EIJ_v1.1, whole genome shotgun sequence genomic region:
- the Eda2r gene encoding tumor necrosis factor receptor superfamily member 27 isoform X1 yields MTTALKKNYIFLPTSDGTSPLAVCTGIKDKGNSFFIMDCQENEYRDQWGRCVTCQQCGPGQELSKDCGYGEGGDAHCIACPPRKYKSTWGHHRCQTCITCAVINRVQKANCTNTSNAICGDCLPRFYRKTRIGGLQDQECIPCTKQTPSSEVQCTFQLSLVKVDAHTVPPKEATLVALVGSLLVVFALAFLGLFFLYCKQIFNRHCQCGGSLQYEAEKTVEEDSLFPVPPGQETSPEFPANEGIFEIKPLNSILDDDCSSTRGFPTQESFTMASCASESHSQWVHTPIECTELDLQKFSSSIPSPGPETLRENTAEHSGDRLELYVPFEVPSL; encoded by the exons TTTTTTCATCATGGATTGTCAAGAGAATGAGTACCGGGACCAATGGGGGCGCTGTGTCACCTGCCAACAATGTGGCCCTGGACAGGAGCTCTCTAAG GATTGTGGTTATGGAGAAGGTGGAGATGCGCACTGTATAGCCTGCCCTCCCCGAAAGTATAAAAGCACTTGGGGACATCACAGATGTCAGACATGCATCACTTGTGCTGTCATCAATCGGGTCCAGAAGGCCAACTGCACAAATACCTCTAATGCTATCTGTGGAGACTGTCTGCCCAG GTTCTACCGAAAGACACGCATTGGGGGCCTGCAGGACCAAGAATGCATCCCATGTACAAAGCAGACTCCTTCTTCTGAGGTTCAGT gTACCTTCCAGTTGAGCTTAGTGAAGGTAGATGCACACACTGTTCCCCCTAAGGAAGCCACACTTGTTGCACTGGTGGGAAGTCTGCTAGTGGTATTTGCCCTGGCCTTCCTTGGACTCTTCTTCCTTTATTGCAAGCAGATCTTCAACAGACATTGTCAATGCG GAGGTTCATTGCAATATGAGGCTGAAAAGACAGTGGAGGAGGATTCTCTTTTCCCTGTACCACCTGGCCAGGAGACCAGTCCTGAATTTCCAGCGAATGAGGGCATCTTTGAGATCAAACCACTTAACTCCATCCTGGATGATGACTGCAGCTCCACTCGCGGCTTCCCCACCCAGGAGTCCTTCACCATGGCCTCCTGTGCCTCAGAGAGCCATTCTCAATGGGTCCATACCCCAATTGAATGTACAGAGCTGGACCTGCAAAAGTTTTCCAGCTCTATCCCATCTCCTGGACCTGAAACCTTGAGAGAGAACACAGCtgaacactcaggagacaggctggAGCTCTATGTACCTTTTGAAGTTCCCAGCCTTTAA
- the Eda2r gene encoding tumor necrosis factor receptor superfamily member 27 isoform X2, with protein sequence MDCQENEYRDQWGRCVTCQQCGPGQELSKDCGYGEGGDAHCIACPPRKYKSTWGHHRCQTCITCAVINRVQKANCTNTSNAICGDCLPRFYRKTRIGGLQDQECIPCTKQTPSSEVQCTFQLSLVKVDAHTVPPKEATLVALVGSLLVVFALAFLGLFFLYCKQIFNRHCQCGGSLQYEAEKTVEEDSLFPVPPGQETSPEFPANEGIFEIKPLNSILDDDCSSTRGFPTQESFTMASCASESHSQWVHTPIECTELDLQKFSSSIPSPGPETLRENTAEHSGDRLELYVPFEVPSL encoded by the exons ATGGATTGTCAAGAGAATGAGTACCGGGACCAATGGGGGCGCTGTGTCACCTGCCAACAATGTGGCCCTGGACAGGAGCTCTCTAAG GATTGTGGTTATGGAGAAGGTGGAGATGCGCACTGTATAGCCTGCCCTCCCCGAAAGTATAAAAGCACTTGGGGACATCACAGATGTCAGACATGCATCACTTGTGCTGTCATCAATCGGGTCCAGAAGGCCAACTGCACAAATACCTCTAATGCTATCTGTGGAGACTGTCTGCCCAG GTTCTACCGAAAGACACGCATTGGGGGCCTGCAGGACCAAGAATGCATCCCATGTACAAAGCAGACTCCTTCTTCTGAGGTTCAGT gTACCTTCCAGTTGAGCTTAGTGAAGGTAGATGCACACACTGTTCCCCCTAAGGAAGCCACACTTGTTGCACTGGTGGGAAGTCTGCTAGTGGTATTTGCCCTGGCCTTCCTTGGACTCTTCTTCCTTTATTGCAAGCAGATCTTCAACAGACATTGTCAATGCG GAGGTTCATTGCAATATGAGGCTGAAAAGACAGTGGAGGAGGATTCTCTTTTCCCTGTACCACCTGGCCAGGAGACCAGTCCTGAATTTCCAGCGAATGAGGGCATCTTTGAGATCAAACCACTTAACTCCATCCTGGATGATGACTGCAGCTCCACTCGCGGCTTCCCCACCCAGGAGTCCTTCACCATGGCCTCCTGTGCCTCAGAGAGCCATTCTCAATGGGTCCATACCCCAATTGAATGTACAGAGCTGGACCTGCAAAAGTTTTCCAGCTCTATCCCATCTCCTGGACCTGAAACCTTGAGAGAGAACACAGCtgaacactcaggagacaggctggAGCTCTATGTACCTTTTGAAGTTCCCAGCCTTTAA